One window of Phalacrocorax aristotelis chromosome 26, bGulAri2.1, whole genome shotgun sequence genomic DNA carries:
- the LOC142048571 gene encoding uncharacterized protein LOC142048571 codes for MSSGDDCTRREQPTCPLAGPVPVGWERKVEEGSVCYIRVPLVYLPCPRYPMHLLVMPVQTQMFPVYLQSSLASPSSPSVAPTSTGTPAITTEAPCREGRAPNSPWAPRSTSTCWDPIWAAPCSVPCCWATYWRLAPCSSIAHCCSPRCPPWDCCWAWARAPCWAPLAPWPDCSRACRGTPCVCAHPARAGGGRPGECRGHGGLCHFPPPHLTPWFLQHPPAQQPPGDTATEGAQHQSVGWPHRKWGQGHWEGGGGDREGKGDWGRGIHPHVLHNLHTHPSPGGRGCGLVPMAWVPCQLPEEAADMTVLGWGHP; via the exons ATGAGCAGCGGCGATGACTGCACCAGAAGAGAGCAACCCACGTGCCCGTTGGCTGGGCCTGTGCCTGTGGGTTGGGAGCGTAAGGTGGAGGAGGGCTCCGTGTGCTACATCAG GGTCCCGCTGGTGTATCTGCCTTGTCCGCGTTACCCCATGCATCTCCTGGTCATGCCTGTCCAGACCCAGATGTTTCCTGTGTATCTT CAGTCCAGCCTTgccagcccctccagcccctctgtGGCACCTACCTCAACTGGCACCCCCGCCATAACTACTGAGGCCCCGTGCAGGGAGGGCCGGGCCCCCAACAGCCCATGGGCACCCCGGAGCACCTCAACTTGCTGGGACCCCATCTgggcagctccctgctcagTGCCGTGCTGCTGG GCAACCTACTGGCGCTTagccccctgctccagcattgCCCACTGCTGCTCCCCACGCTGTCCCCCCTGGGACTGTTGCTGGGCCTGGGCCAGGGCTCCCTGCTGGGCACCACTAGCCCCCTGGCCAGACTGCTCCAGAGCCTGCAG GGGAACTCCCTGTGTCTGTGCCCAtcctgccagggctggaggaggaaggccAGGTGAGTgcaggggacatggggggcTTTGtcacttccccccaccccacctgaCCCCTTGGTTCTTGCAgcaccccccagcccagcagccaccTGGAGACACTGCAACGGAGGGGGCTCAGCACCAATCTGTGGGCTGGCCCCACCGTAagtggggacagggacactgggaggggggtgggggggaccgagaggggaagggagactGGGGTAGGGGCATCCACCCCCATGTCCTCCATAAtctgcacacacacccctccccagGTGGACGTGGCTGTGGCTTGGTGCCCATGGCCTGGGTGCCCTGTCAACTGCCAGAGGAAGCTGCTGACATGacagtgctggggtgggggcaccCCTAG
- the DDIT3 gene encoding DNA damage-inducible transcript 3 protein, translating to MAAEGLPAGGPTGALPSWELEAWYQDLQEVLAAAEPSGPSPPWGAEQAELAPLWDTEGAGSGPEGCNPDAALTAELLGPEHTSGTEPAGVLGSASSWSSPPQLGTEENEAGAAAGRGVKRKRCSGMVASRDLAKRREWANEQRVLELTAHNEQLREEIRQLSAEVERTRAALIDRIVNLRCA from the exons ATGGCAGCGGAGGGGCTGCCTGCAGGGGGACCCACTGGTGCCCTGcccagctgggagctggaagCCTGGTACCAGGACCTGCaggaggtgctggcagcagcagagcccagcgGGCCCTCCCCACCCTGGGGGGCTGAGCAG gcAGAGCTTGCTCCACTGTGGGACACAGAGGGGGCTGGCAGTGGCCCAGAGGGCTGCAACCCGGATGCTGCCCTgactgctgagctgctggggcCAGAGCACACATCTGGCACGGAGCCAGCGGGagtgctgggctctgcctctaGCTGGAgctccccaccccagctgggCACAGAAGAGAATGAGGCGGGGGCAGCTGCAGGGCGTGGGGTGAAGAGGAAGAGGTGCAGTGGCATGGTGGCAAGCAGGGACTTGGCCAAGCGCCGGGAGTGGGCGAATGAGCAGCGGGTGCTGGAGCTGACAGCCCACAACGAGCAGCTCCGGGAAGAGATCCGGCAGCTCAGTGCAGAGGTGGAGCGCACACGGGCAGCCCTCATTGACCGCATTGTGAACCTCCGCTGTGCTTAG